A window of Zingiber officinale cultivar Zhangliang chromosome 5A, Zo_v1.1, whole genome shotgun sequence contains these coding sequences:
- the LOC121979921 gene encoding glucan endo-1,3-beta-glucosidase 7-like: protein MNMFDAQVDAVRAAITTAGFPKVEIVVAETGWPYRGDAGEEGATVENTQAYNDGLVAHLHSLVGTPMAAGKSVDTYIFALYDEDMKPDPTSECSFSLFRLNLTPTYDADITKSSSNAAGPVSQVN from the coding sequence ATGAACATGTTCGACGCACAGGTGGATGCAGTGAGGGCGGCCATCACGACGGCGGGGTTCCCGAAGGTGGAGATTGTTGTGGCGGAGACCGGGTGGCCGTACAGGGGGGACGCAGGGGAGGAGGGAGCGACGGTGGAGAACACCCAGGCATACAACGACGGGCTGGTGGCACACCTGCACTCCCTCGTCGGAACGCCGATGGCGGCGGGTAAGTCGGTGGACACCTACATCTTCGCGCTCTACGACGAAGATATGAAGCCCGATCCGACCTCCGAGTGCTCCTTCAGCCTCTTCCGCCTCAACCTCACGCCCACCTACGACGCCGACATCACCAAGTCTTCCTCCAACGCCGCTGGCCCTGTTTCCCAGGTAAACTAA